The following coding sequences lie in one Nitrospirota bacterium genomic window:
- the purF gene encoding amidophosphoribosyltransferase, whose protein sequence is MDRDKFHEECGVCGVFGHPEAANLVYLGLYALQHRGQEGAGITSSDGKAFCTEKGVGLVADIFTEKRLRRLPGYAAIGHNRYSTAGGGGLKNVQPIVANFAMGSLAIAHNGTLVNDEELRAELEDQGAIFQSNSDSEVILHLLARSHRSDFRSKVIDALSQVSGAYSLLVLREKELIAVRDPYGIRPLALGTVGGTYVVASETCAFDLIGASYLRDVRPGEMVTISAEGLRSEQALTSLRKAHCIFEYIYFARPDSYIFGGQNVNELRKEFGRQLARQSPVDADIVIPVPDSGVPAAIGYSEESGIPFDFGLIRNHYVGRTFIEPKQNIRHFGVKIKLNPVRNLLEGKRVVVVDDSIVRGTTSKKIVKMIREGGGAREVHMRISSPPCTGPCFYGIDTPTRQELIATSHSTEEIRRFITADSLAYIELEGIKRIVPDSGDYCYACFDNTYPIYFPGEKLAQMELLL, encoded by the coding sequence ATGGACCGTGACAAGTTCCACGAGGAGTGCGGCGTCTGCGGCGTCTTCGGGCACCCCGAGGCCGCCAACCTCGTTTACCTGGGCCTCTATGCCCTTCAGCACCGGGGGCAGGAGGGGGCCGGCATCACGTCCTCGGACGGGAAGGCCTTCTGCACGGAAAAGGGCGTGGGCCTGGTGGCCGACATCTTCACCGAGAAGCGCCTCCGCCGCCTTCCCGGCTACGCGGCCATCGGCCATAACCGCTACTCCACGGCCGGGGGCGGCGGGCTGAAGAACGTCCAGCCCATCGTGGCCAACTTCGCCATGGGCTCTCTGGCCATCGCCCACAACGGAACCCTGGTCAACGACGAGGAGCTCCGTGCGGAGCTCGAAGACCAGGGGGCCATCTTCCAGTCGAACTCCGACAGTGAGGTCATCCTGCATCTGCTGGCCCGCTCCCACCGCTCCGATTTCCGCAGCAAGGTCATCGACGCCCTCTCGCAGGTGAGCGGCGCTTACAGCCTTCTGGTCCTCCGGGAAAAGGAGCTCATCGCCGTCCGCGACCCCTACGGCATCCGCCCCCTCGCGCTGGGCACCGTGGGAGGGACTTACGTGGTGGCCTCCGAGACCTGTGCCTTCGACCTCATCGGGGCCAGCTACCTGAGGGACGTCAGGCCGGGCGAGATGGTGACCATCTCGGCCGAGGGGCTCCGCTCCGAGCAGGCCCTGACCAGCTTGCGCAAGGCCCACTGCATATTCGAGTACATCTATTTCGCCCGGCCCGACAGCTACATCTTCGGCGGGCAAAACGTCAACGAGCTGAGGAAGGAGTTCGGCCGGCAGCTGGCCCGCCAGTCCCCCGTGGACGCCGACATCGTCATCCCGGTGCCCGACTCGGGCGTTCCGGCCGCCATCGGCTACTCCGAGGAAAGCGGCATACCCTTCGATTTCGGCCTGATACGGAACCACTACGTCGGGCGGACCTTCATCGAGCCCAAGCAGAACATCCGGCACTTCGGCGTCAAGATCAAGCTCAACCCCGTGAGGAACCTCCTGGAAGGCAAGCGCGTCGTGGTGGTGGACGACTCCATCGTCCGGGGGACCACCAGCAAGAAAATCGTCAAGATGATACGCGAAGGCGGCGGCGCCAGGGAAGTCCACATGCGCATCAGCTCCCCGCCCTGCACCGGCCCCTGCTTCTACGGCATCGACACCCCCACCCGCCAGGAGCTCATCGCCACCTCCCACTCCACGGAGGAAATCCGGAGGTTCATCACCGCCGACAGCCTGGCCTACATCGAGCTGGAAGGCATCAAGCGCATCGTTCCGGACTCCGGCGACTACTGCTACGCCTGCTTCGACAACACATATCCCATCTACTTCCCCGGCGAAAAACTCGCACAAATGGAACTCCTCCTCTAG